A window of the Camelus ferus isolate YT-003-E chromosome 22, BCGSAC_Cfer_1.0, whole genome shotgun sequence genome harbors these coding sequences:
- the LOC102507529 gene encoding neutrophil elastase isoform X1, which translates to MCLACMRSWVQTPGLPFKKERERLEIKTRRETRGSEKKIQVPTMTLGPALASEIVGGQPARPHAWPFMVSLQRRGGHFCGATLISRNFVLSAAHCLNGLNFRLVRVVLGAHNLGRRELTRQTFRVRRVFENGFDPLSLQNDIVVLQVRGSWGQPWQLNGAATLNANVQVAQLPAQDQGVGDGVQCLAMGWGQLGTDQPAARVLQQLNVTVVTALCRPANVCTLVPRRRAGICFGDSGGPLVCNGLVQGIDSFIRGGCASGLFPDSFASVATFADWINSIIRRYGGSDHPPLHPRNPVGRTP; encoded by the exons atgtgcttagcatgcatgaggtcctgggttcaaaccccaggacttccatttaaaaaagagagagagaggttggaAATCAAGACCAGGAGGGAGACtcgaggctcagagaagaagaTTCAAGTCCCCACCATGACCCTGG GCCCCGCGCTGGCCTCAGAGATAGTGGGGGGCCAGCCCGCCCGGCCGCATGCGTGGCCATTCATGGTGTCCCTGCAGCGGCGTGGAGGCCACTTCTGTGGTGCCACTCTGATCTCACGGAACTTCGTCCTGTCAGCGGCACACTGCCTGAACGGCCT AAACTTCCGGTTGGTGCGCGTGGTGTTGGGGGCCCATAACCTGGGGCGGCGTGAGCTCACCCGGCAGACGTTCAGGGTCCGGCGGGTCTTTGAAAACGGCTTTGACCCCCTGAGCCTGCAGAACGACATCGTGGTTCTCCAGGTGCGCGGCAGCTGGGGGCAGCCATGGCAG CTCAATGGGGCGGCCACCCTCAACGCCAACGTGCAGGTGGCCCAGCTGCCTGCCCAGGACCAAGGCGTGGGCGACGGGGTGCAGTGCCTGGCCATGGGATGGGGCCAGCTAGGCACGGACCAGCCGGCAGCTCGAGTCCTGCAGCAGCTCAACGTGACCGTGGTGACGGCCCTCTGCCGCCCTGCCAATGTGTGCACCCTGGTGCCACGCCGGCGAGCTGGCATCTGCTTT GGGGACTCCGGCGGGCCCCTGGTCTGCAACGGGCTGGTCCAGGGGATCGACTCCTTCATTCGGGGGGGCTGCGCCTCTGGGCTCTTCCCAGACTCCTTTGCCTCCGTCGCCACGTTCGCAGACTGGATCAACTCCATCATCCGCCGCTATGGGGGCAGTGACCAcccccctctccaccccaggAACCCCGTGGGCAGAACCCCCTAG
- the LOC102507529 gene encoding neutrophil elastase isoform X3: MTQSCRPSSPALASVLLAMLLGGPALASEIVGGQPARPHAWPFMVSLQRRGGHFCGATLISRNFVLSAAHCLNGLNFRLVRVVLGAHNLGRRELTRQTFRVRRVFENGFDPLSLQNDIVVLQLNGAATLNANVQVAQLPAQDQGVGDGVQCLAMGWGQLGTDQPAARVLQQLNVTVVTALCRPANVCTLVPRRRAGICFGDSGGPLVCNGLVQGIDSFIRGGCASGLFPDSFASVATFADWINSIIRRYGGSDHPPLHPRNPVGRTP, from the exons ATGACCCAGAGCTGCAgaccctccagccctgccctcgcCTCCGTCCTGCTGGCCATGCTGCTGGGCG GCCCCGCGCTGGCCTCAGAGATAGTGGGGGGCCAGCCCGCCCGGCCGCATGCGTGGCCATTCATGGTGTCCCTGCAGCGGCGTGGAGGCCACTTCTGTGGTGCCACTCTGATCTCACGGAACTTCGTCCTGTCAGCGGCACACTGCCTGAACGGCCT AAACTTCCGGTTGGTGCGCGTGGTGTTGGGGGCCCATAACCTGGGGCGGCGTGAGCTCACCCGGCAGACGTTCAGGGTCCGGCGGGTCTTTGAAAACGGCTTTGACCCCCTGAGCCTGCAGAACGACATCGTGGTTCTCCAG CTCAATGGGGCGGCCACCCTCAACGCCAACGTGCAGGTGGCCCAGCTGCCTGCCCAGGACCAAGGCGTGGGCGACGGGGTGCAGTGCCTGGCCATGGGATGGGGCCAGCTAGGCACGGACCAGCCGGCAGCTCGAGTCCTGCAGCAGCTCAACGTGACCGTGGTGACGGCCCTCTGCCGCCCTGCCAATGTGTGCACCCTGGTGCCACGCCGGCGAGCTGGCATCTGCTTT GGGGACTCCGGCGGGCCCCTGGTCTGCAACGGGCTGGTCCAGGGGATCGACTCCTTCATTCGGGGGGGCTGCGCCTCTGGGCTCTTCCCAGACTCCTTTGCCTCCGTCGCCACGTTCGCAGACTGGATCAACTCCATCATCCGCCGCTATGGGGGCAGTGACCAcccccctctccaccccaggAACCCCGTGGGCAGAACCCCCTAG
- the LOC102507529 gene encoding neutrophil elastase isoform X2, which translates to MCLACMRSWVQTPGLPFKKERERLEIKTRRETRGSEKKIQVPTMTLGPALASEIVGGQPARPHAWPFMVSLQRRGGHFCGATLISRNFVLSAAHCLNGLNFRLVRVVLGAHNLGRRELTRQTFRVRRVFENGFDPLSLQNDIVVLQLNGAATLNANVQVAQLPAQDQGVGDGVQCLAMGWGQLGTDQPAARVLQQLNVTVVTALCRPANVCTLVPRRRAGICFGDSGGPLVCNGLVQGIDSFIRGGCASGLFPDSFASVATFADWINSIIRRYGGSDHPPLHPRNPVGRTP; encoded by the exons atgtgcttagcatgcatgaggtcctgggttcaaaccccaggacttccatttaaaaaagagagagagaggttggaAATCAAGACCAGGAGGGAGACtcgaggctcagagaagaagaTTCAAGTCCCCACCATGACCCTGG GCCCCGCGCTGGCCTCAGAGATAGTGGGGGGCCAGCCCGCCCGGCCGCATGCGTGGCCATTCATGGTGTCCCTGCAGCGGCGTGGAGGCCACTTCTGTGGTGCCACTCTGATCTCACGGAACTTCGTCCTGTCAGCGGCACACTGCCTGAACGGCCT AAACTTCCGGTTGGTGCGCGTGGTGTTGGGGGCCCATAACCTGGGGCGGCGTGAGCTCACCCGGCAGACGTTCAGGGTCCGGCGGGTCTTTGAAAACGGCTTTGACCCCCTGAGCCTGCAGAACGACATCGTGGTTCTCCAG CTCAATGGGGCGGCCACCCTCAACGCCAACGTGCAGGTGGCCCAGCTGCCTGCCCAGGACCAAGGCGTGGGCGACGGGGTGCAGTGCCTGGCCATGGGATGGGGCCAGCTAGGCACGGACCAGCCGGCAGCTCGAGTCCTGCAGCAGCTCAACGTGACCGTGGTGACGGCCCTCTGCCGCCCTGCCAATGTGTGCACCCTGGTGCCACGCCGGCGAGCTGGCATCTGCTTT GGGGACTCCGGCGGGCCCCTGGTCTGCAACGGGCTGGTCCAGGGGATCGACTCCTTCATTCGGGGGGGCTGCGCCTCTGGGCTCTTCCCAGACTCCTTTGCCTCCGTCGCCACGTTCGCAGACTGGATCAACTCCATCATCCGCCGCTATGGGGGCAGTGACCAcccccctctccaccccaggAACCCCGTGGGCAGAACCCCCTAG